In the genome of Flavobacteriaceae bacterium YJPT1-3, the window ATTATTCTTTTGACGTTTGAATCTTTCATCGCTTGGACTATATTCTTGGTTCCGTTAGTTTGTAACCATTCTGGCGAACCCTTTACGTGTCCAAATAGACTTACAACAATATCAGTGTCTTCAACGACTTGTTTTACATCATCAATATTGAGAACATCACCTTTATAAATTTTCAATCTCAAATTATTTTGAATTATCTTATCAGGATTTCTAACTAATGCTTTTACTTCAAACCCTTTTTCAAGTGCTAAGTCTAAAAACTGCTGCCCCGTTTGACCTGACGCACCAAATAATGCTATTTTCATTTTATTATGTCTCTACTTCTTAAGTAATTACTTTCAAGCTGGTTAAACGGCATATAGCCACTACCCATTTTGTGATGTACCCCTTCCATCTCTAAGAATACAGTTGGGAACCCTGTTACACCCAAAGCTGCAGATTTTGCAAAATCATCCTCTGCTGATTGATTATACTTAGAGTCTTTCATCGTTAAAACAAACGACTCAGAATCTATCCCAAATTTTGATGCGATTTTTCCGTACACTTCTAATCTTTCCGGTTCTATACCATCATAATAAATAGCCTTTTGTAATTCGCAAGCATATCGAACACTGTTGGTTGAATCTATTGTTTTAAAAACCGATAAAGCGATTGCAGATGGGATAGATGTAAAAATGGCTTCACCATCTTTTAAAATCTTGTTTAGAAACTCACTACCAAACTTAACGCCTGTCGCTTTTTCTACATTTTTATATGCCCAACTTATATAGGAGGCGACTTCCCCAATTGGACCAATTCTGTCACCTGTTATCATACCTCCAGATATAACCTCAAAGTCTAAACTGTCTTTATATTTTTCTTGAAATTGGGAAATCACAGGTGAAAATCCATAGCACCAACCGCACAAAGCATCATAAACATAAACGATTTTCATTTTTTTGAGATTTACAACTTACTATACCTGGAGTAAGACTAGAGATTATTAAAATGATCTTCCTTCCTTATAATTTTATACCACAAACATATATACTTTTGTCGTACATCTATTTTTAAATAGTACTAACCTTTTTGTAAGTATGAAAAGAGAAGAATTGAAAGTTACCGCGAGGTGTCCCATTAGAACCACAGTAGATTTATTGGGTGGAAAATGGAAACTTCTTATTCTATTTCAACTCGAACCTGAGGCATTAAGACCATCGGAATTAAAAAGATTAATTCCGGACATTAGTGAGAAAATGTTAATACAAGAATTGAAAAATCTTACGGAGTCGAAATTAATCACTCGAAAAAACTTTGGAGAAATACCACCTAGAGTGGAATACAAATTAACACCTATAGGTCATAAAATAATGCCACTAATAACGGAAATGCGGAACTTTGCAATTGAATATGAACATGAAGTATTGAACAATTAAAGTAATTAAAAACCCAAGCCAAACAAATACATGAGGTAGAAAAAATCAATTACTAAGTCTTTAAGTGGTCAAATAGTTGTCTTTTCTATGGTGGTGTATATAAAATTGTTCTTTGCCTTATGTTTTAATCCTCCAGCCTGCCCTACGACAAGCTCAGGGCATCTCTTCTGGAAATCTTGGAAAAATCTTAACTTCAGTGCTGAATGGAGAAATTCGTTGCGCATTGCTAAAATAGATGACTGATTTAAGCCCATAACTTAAAAACGAACCCATGAAAACACTCTTCACCCTTTTGATCACCCTCCTCCTCTCCCTTTCAAACACCGCCCAGACCGAGTTCGAACTCGACCCTAGCCAGAGCATGCTTATGACGGGTAAAGGGGCCGGGCAGGATGCCACCATCAATCCCTACGCCGGGGAGGACTGCTATGCGGTCGTCGAGAATATCGGGAAACGGGCATTCTCTATACGGGTGCAGCAAAAAGGCGAACTCATTGAAGAAATTCCCATCAAAAAGGGAGAAGTCAAAAAAGTGAAACTCTTAAAAGGCTACGAGCTCTATCTCGACCCTAACCCCAGGGCAAAAGTGCGGGCTCGGGTGAGTTATGAGAAGATAAATTAAGGGTTTAAGGGGTTAAGGAGTTAAGGGAATAATGGGTTAATGGTCGAGGTGTTTAATTGTTGAGGTGTTCAGGTGTTGAGGTGTTTAGGTGTTTAGGTGTTTAGGTGTTTAGGTGTTTAGGTGTTTAGGTGTTTAATAAATGACCTAAAGTGAAACTCAAAACCCTATTCCGCGTAAGCGAACAGCACTTCATTCAACAAGAATCTAAGCAGCCCTATTCTTGAGGTTGGAATTGCGCTGCCAAGCTGTGGACCGAATAATTCCTATCTTGAAATCAAGTTCAATGACAGGCCTCCAATTCCGTATGAAAAGACTTTTCCCATTTACCCTTCTCTTGTTTCTCCTGCTTTCATGTCAAGAGAAAATTAGCCGGCAAACCGCTTCAACCATAGATGTTCAGAAGGCTGCCCTAGATAGTCTGGGGGAACGTTATTTGCAATTGGGTCGCTTTAGCGGTATGATTTTGATCGCTCAGGAAGACAGTCTGCGCTATGCAAACTCGTTTGGAATGGCGAATTATGAAGAGGCTATTCCTTTCCGTTCCCATACTGCTTTTCAAATAGGTGAACTGGCTCAACTCGTGTACCGGGATCTCTTGGAGCGAACGGTTAGCAACAAGCAGGTAAATCTGG includes:
- a CDS encoding DsbA family protein translates to MKIVYVYDALCGWCYGFSPVISQFQEKYKDSLDFEVISGGMITGDRIGPIGEVASYISWAYKNVEKATGVKFGSEFLNKILKDGEAIFTSIPSAIALSVFKTIDSTNSVRYACELQKAIYYDGIEPERLEVYGKIASKFGIDSESFVLTMKDSKYNQSAEDDFAKSAALGVTGFPTVFLEMEGVHHKMGSGYMPFNQLESNYLRSRDIIK
- a CDS encoding helix-turn-helix domain-containing protein, which produces MKREELKVTARCPIRTTVDLLGGKWKLLILFQLEPEALRPSELKRLIPDISEKMLIQELKNLTESKLITRKNFGEIPPRVEYKLTPIGHKIMPLITEMRNFAIEYEHEVLNN